The Ruania alba genome has a window encoding:
- a CDS encoding sugar phosphate isomerase/epimerase family protein encodes MTHLPAIQLYTVREAMAEDRASTLRQLADMGYGAIEVHRPTDDPAGLRALIEDLGLKVCAAHAGDAVGNPEPGPVFEAIASLGTDLAVVPGGRPKEDRSTRDGIERIADEVNRLLPYAQAAGLRLGYHNHDHELTRIDGQYALDRLLDQVDDEMFLEVDTYWAAAGGADVLELLGRYGDRVKVLHLKDGPGVRGPANVALGEGSLAVAEYVAAAPYAWRVVEFDKCETDIFDAVARSHDYLARLAS; translated from the coding sequence ATGACCCACCTACCCGCGATCCAGTTGTACACCGTCCGCGAGGCGATGGCCGAAGACCGGGCCAGTACGCTCCGACAGCTCGCGGACATGGGCTATGGCGCGATCGAGGTGCACCGCCCGACGGACGACCCAGCCGGGCTTCGTGCGTTGATTGAGGACCTTGGACTGAAGGTCTGCGCTGCCCACGCAGGGGACGCCGTCGGCAATCCGGAACCCGGCCCCGTGTTCGAGGCGATCGCCTCGCTCGGCACGGACCTGGCCGTGGTTCCCGGCGGACGACCGAAGGAGGACCGCAGCACCCGGGATGGGATCGAGCGGATCGCGGACGAGGTGAACCGGCTCCTGCCGTACGCGCAGGCCGCAGGGCTCCGTCTCGGCTACCACAACCACGATCACGAGCTCACCCGGATCGATGGGCAGTATGCGCTCGACCGGCTCCTGGACCAGGTTGATGACGAAATGTTCCTCGAGGTCGACACGTACTGGGCCGCCGCCGGTGGCGCTGATGTTTTGGAACTGCTTGGCCGGTACGGCGACCGGGTGAAGGTGCTCCATCTCAAGGACGGGCCCGGTGTGCGTGGTCCGGCGAACGTCGCCTTGGGCGAGGGGAGTCTCGCGGTTGCCGAGTACGTGGCTGCCGCACCCTATGCGTGGCGGGTGGTCGAGTTCGACAAGTGCGAGACCGACATCTTCGACGCCGTCGCCCGCAGCCACGACTACCTTGCTCGTCTGGCGAGCTGA
- a CDS encoding beta-galactosidase, with amino-acid sequence MEPSTTAERVTYGAAYYPEQRAQEEWAQDLGLMARAGMNAVRIAEFSWSRLEPRSGDYDFHWLEQFLDLAAEAGIGVVLSPPMRTAPAWLVSEEPEIMAVDSDGTRLAYGARYTFCVNHPRLRRAGCALATWLARQFGSHPAVAAWHLDNEYGADVDCHCEVCRETWTAWLTVQYASVGQLNEAWGTVFWGLEFSAFEQIPTPSRTLKERRNPGHWLAWRRFRSASTVGTVAEHAQAVRAGHPDAVITTNAQPPNHSRDFNNATDYYELYKDLDVAGTNYYPPYGDEWRRLEVALAACRSYKDDGFEIFELRNGPHAIPGRSGNSPQPGEVERLAVHALSHGANGLYFFRWNFFGRGFEQYQGSVLTAADRPGRIYDEVSRVGQRLGITASSLTDTRVISHVAVMYDPQARWLAEYEIGERGPASMYLDTVRALFSSIRNLRRNVDLVPPHGAWQRYQVLVLPMMMLMDEDLAQRLTRFVQDGGTIVCLPLTGVRDLEAGIHHGRIQTTMELLLGSTRDEYVTIPHGEVVLFRWAGRTYRGRHYADLPQLERATAAGDFEGAWFAGTPCVMENHVGGGRVMAIATFPDPDFYASFFERLFEDVALPPIRGVEAPPLVDVAERRSDRRRLVFLINGSSDVQTVHVSGDAEDVWNAAHVNGVLELVPFGVAVLDFGRA; translated from the coding sequence GTGGAACCGTCCACCACGGCCGAAAGAGTGACGTACGGTGCTGCCTATTATCCAGAACAGCGCGCACAAGAGGAATGGGCTCAAGATCTCGGCCTGATGGCGCGCGCAGGAATGAACGCTGTGCGAATCGCGGAATTCTCCTGGAGCAGATTGGAGCCCCGTTCGGGAGACTACGACTTCCACTGGCTAGAACAGTTTCTCGATCTCGCCGCTGAAGCCGGTATTGGCGTCGTGCTCTCGCCACCGATGCGGACGGCTCCAGCGTGGCTCGTATCGGAGGAGCCAGAGATCATGGCGGTTGATTCGGACGGGACCAGGCTCGCCTATGGCGCGAGGTACACCTTCTGTGTCAACCATCCGCGACTTCGTCGGGCGGGCTGTGCCCTCGCCACGTGGCTCGCACGTCAGTTCGGTAGTCATCCGGCGGTGGCGGCATGGCACCTCGACAATGAGTATGGCGCCGACGTCGACTGCCACTGTGAGGTCTGTCGCGAGACCTGGACAGCCTGGTTGACCGTTCAGTACGCCTCCGTCGGTCAACTCAACGAGGCATGGGGAACAGTCTTCTGGGGACTCGAGTTCTCAGCCTTCGAACAGATCCCTACGCCAAGCCGGACTCTCAAGGAGCGCCGAAACCCTGGACATTGGCTCGCCTGGCGCAGGTTCCGATCGGCCAGCACTGTCGGTACTGTGGCCGAGCATGCGCAGGCTGTGCGAGCAGGTCATCCAGATGCCGTGATCACTACGAACGCCCAACCACCAAATCACTCGCGCGATTTCAACAACGCGACCGACTACTACGAACTCTATAAAGACCTAGACGTTGCGGGTACCAACTACTACCCCCCGTACGGCGACGAGTGGCGCCGATTAGAGGTCGCACTCGCCGCCTGCCGAAGTTACAAGGACGACGGCTTCGAGATATTCGAGCTGCGCAACGGGCCGCATGCAATTCCGGGTAGGTCTGGAAACTCTCCACAGCCCGGTGAGGTTGAACGTCTCGCCGTGCATGCGCTTTCGCACGGCGCCAATGGGCTGTACTTCTTCCGGTGGAATTTCTTTGGTCGGGGATTCGAGCAGTACCAAGGCAGTGTGCTGACGGCCGCCGACCGACCTGGCCGGATCTATGACGAGGTCAGCAGGGTGGGCCAACGGCTCGGAATCACCGCGTCTTCTCTGACGGACACGCGCGTCATCAGCCATGTAGCTGTGATGTACGACCCACAGGCGCGGTGGCTCGCTGAGTATGAGATCGGAGAACGCGGACCTGCGAGTATGTACCTGGACACGGTCCGTGCGTTGTTCAGCTCCATTCGCAACCTACGACGAAATGTGGACCTCGTGCCACCGCATGGAGCGTGGCAGCGCTATCAGGTTCTCGTCCTTCCCATGATGATGCTGATGGATGAGGATCTTGCTCAGCGGCTGACCCGATTCGTGCAGGACGGGGGGACCATTGTGTGCTTACCCCTTACTGGGGTACGCGACCTGGAGGCGGGTATTCATCATGGCCGTATCCAGACGACGATGGAACTACTGCTCGGTAGCACCAGGGACGAGTACGTGACCATTCCCCACGGTGAGGTCGTACTGTTCCGCTGGGCGGGAAGGACGTACCGTGGTCGGCACTATGCCGATCTCCCGCAACTCGAGCGTGCGACCGCCGCCGGAGATTTCGAGGGCGCGTGGTTCGCGGGCACGCCCTGCGTGATGGAAAATCACGTAGGAGGCGGCCGGGTGATGGCCATCGCGACCTTCCCTGATCCTGACTTCTATGCGTCCTTCTTCGAGCGGCTGTTCGAGGATGTGGCACTGCCACCCATCAGAGGAGTCGAAGCCCCACCTCTGGTGGACGTGGCGGAGCGTCGATCCGACAGGCGGCGTCTGGTCTTCCTCATCAACGGCTCTAGTGATGTGCAGACTGTCCATGTCTCAGGCGATGCCGAGGATGTCTGGAACGCCGCGCATGTCAACGGGGTTCTCGAACTTGTGCCCTTTGGGGTGGCAGTACTCGATTTCGGTCGTGCGTGA
- a CDS encoding Gfo/Idh/MocA family protein, protein MSLGIGIIGCGVISRKYFDTFDRLDAAHVARVADRDDSRARSIAEQRGYRVSSVEDLLGADNVDAVVNLTTPNAHAAIAHAVINAGKAVFNEKPLAATTSEGRDLVAAASSAGVRLGCAPDTVLGTGTQTARKAVDDGLIGTPVAATATMAGPGPDRWHPNPEFYFVPGGGPLFDMGPYYIAALVHMLGPVAEVFGTGTRPRQHRTISSGDRAGESFPVQVDTHVTGGLVHASGAVSTIVMSFDTAASHAVPIEVHGLEGSLTLGPPNKVAEPVQLRLLGEKEWSVLPESAGFQDCARGYGVVDMMATPPGNEPRAGGALGLHVLDVMETLLRAGDEKRTLTVDSTCERPALVPLTEELAEAVPA, encoded by the coding sequence ATGTCTCTGGGAATCGGGATCATCGGGTGCGGGGTCATCTCCCGCAAGTACTTCGACACGTTCGACCGCCTGGATGCGGCACATGTGGCCAGGGTGGCCGATCGTGACGACAGTCGTGCACGAAGCATCGCTGAGCAGCGCGGATACCGGGTGTCCTCGGTCGAGGATTTGCTCGGCGCCGACAACGTCGATGCGGTCGTGAACCTCACGACGCCGAACGCCCATGCCGCGATTGCCCATGCGGTGATCAACGCCGGCAAGGCGGTCTTCAACGAGAAGCCGCTCGCAGCGACAACGAGCGAGGGCCGCGACCTGGTGGCCGCCGCATCGTCGGCTGGGGTCCGGCTCGGATGTGCTCCGGACACGGTGCTCGGTACTGGCACGCAGACAGCGCGGAAGGCGGTGGACGACGGACTGATCGGAACGCCGGTCGCAGCGACGGCGACCATGGCCGGCCCTGGGCCAGATCGGTGGCATCCGAATCCGGAGTTCTACTTCGTCCCCGGTGGCGGCCCACTGTTCGATATGGGCCCCTACTACATCGCCGCCCTCGTGCACATGCTCGGACCGGTCGCCGAGGTGTTCGGTACCGGAACCCGTCCACGGCAGCACCGCACCATCAGCTCGGGCGACCGGGCCGGCGAGTCCTTCCCGGTGCAGGTCGATACCCACGTCACCGGCGGGCTGGTCCACGCATCGGGTGCCGTTTCCACCATCGTGATGAGCTTCGACACGGCTGCTTCGCACGCTGTCCCGATCGAGGTGCACGGCTTGGAGGGTTCGCTCACGCTGGGGCCGCCGAACAAGGTCGCCGAACCGGTGCAGCTGCGCCTGCTGGGTGAGAAGGAGTGGTCGGTTCTGCCTGAGTCGGCCGGCTTCCAGGACTGCGCCCGCGGATACGGAGTGGTCGACATGATGGCCACCCCGCCAGGGAACGAACCGCGTGCCGGAGGTGCCCTAGGTCTCCATGTGCTCGACGTGATGGAAACCCTGCTCCGGGCAGGCGACGAGAAGCGGACACTCACTGTGGACAGCACCTGCGAGCGGCCCGCGCTCGTGCCGCTCACCGAGGAGCTGGCCGAGGCAGTGCCCGCGTGA
- a CDS encoding Ig-like domain-containing protein, with translation MKSRTTLASATILALTFSAATASMAGADLQASGVEEVHVATDGDDAASGTATDPVATLDQARDLVRGSISDGMDGDVSVIVHGGDYYRDEPLELDERDSGRDGHQVLWTSAPGEVARIHGAREIAGSWEGTDHPEIVRTSLPEVASGQWRFDQLFVDGARQTKARYPDVGYLHGHGGGERTSFMTDAGDLPDWQVVPGAQAVVWSTPFFADTAPIASIDPSQNLVTLESETLRSGGGRYYLQGFREALDSPGEFFLDELAGYLYYWPESAVEELTITAPTTDRVFELSGSGPDQPVQNVSLTGLEVSTSRFAERFSETHDIEWNRPAPANTPALIYLENARNVTIADNVLENAGFSAVTMHLSATDNAVSGNEVSGFGYHGVLLMGTISGTFDESGNQVYDNKRNTVADNYIHHGGVLVGHGGGIFLHQSGENAIEHNVIHDMPRYGIGMKGNRGPHVSDQLTSRDNLIRYNDISRVLQDSDDAGSITLTTAGTGNLVEANRIHDMVAARSSKGQAFGVYLDNNVQDTIVRQNLVFGADTLANGPEYGPIHAKGPGNVVTDNVLVQDGTYGSGFGMRLSQHGNNDAVDHEYYRNIIVVETPGAAFYEFQNFEEENLLASDFNLFYDPDGDYAVRGIPGVSDLDDWRFFLDSRYDQSSVAADPLFRDRAGEDFVLAPQSPAFELGFQQADYTRIGTTDHASFEAGPLDRIEVSSAGNPTRADVPIGGSVPLTVAARDAVGLLLHGANVTYSSADAAIATVDSQGQVSGQAQGTTAVTVTATSGSETEQRTIPVYVGDEVSSIELRTSAADLAIGQQADLRPVATNASGTVHLLDAGEVTFNVSDDDVITVDSQGRIDAVGTGTATVTATYSAGASSVSGETTVRVHDRVIESVSASMSGLGLDIGTTTTLDTTATWSDGTAMDPNEVTYEFTSREPDVATVAADGTVTAVGPGAAPIVVSATWNGVVRQTQELVAVVEDTALPAGWNRTDVGTWASPETYVAHHDGEWILNSNARDAWGTEDGVLFVHRELDLADYPDGFSVTATVRSVRQAHLFSMGGVMIRNDVAADAATASPRIRPAGAMPVGIRSTDGGSTSNISGNPATTFPATMRLTYQAGTVTSSYLDGDTWVSMGERELDLSGSVQVGIWSASADSTVLSEAVFSDVYIEAGEPTPATPQTRTELRDEIAVAMARYETSTKGRAAGDYPAQARADLLAEITAAESVADSSGATEGRVLAAISDLQSAIQAFIDARVPPQLHELTFIDDPIGQTPDSVTEATPTRGTAVVEDGGYDGRNSLALTATSTNYVVRAPLPARDGRTDYLMRFRAGQTDAPFIVRLTSEDSAEQAMHLWFVGDGTIRLINGDGTQLRHLGTYSANQWHVVKLATDTGGQTFDLALDGESLVTDVPFRHAVDEIAMVEWRAAPGQYWIDSLVMAEPESDDALASTVQVDGVTVTGFDPLTTEYVVPLDPGQEFPAVTAESRHAGAFVHVEPAALDDRRARVVVISASRSEHTVYTVDLPCGTHTADEAIVLDGTDTGVVNAARDDGCTFLDVLEYEEPFDDHGDFVDTVTTLSTQWHDDGLISRTERQTLIVTAARFRSRGEHSR, from the coding sequence ATGAAGAGCCGCACAACCCTCGCAAGTGCAACGATCCTTGCCCTGACCTTCTCTGCAGCGACCGCTTCGATGGCGGGTGCAGATCTTCAAGCGAGCGGTGTGGAGGAAGTGCATGTCGCCACTGACGGCGATGATGCGGCCTCCGGGACGGCGACCGATCCGGTCGCGACTCTCGACCAGGCTCGTGACCTGGTGCGGGGGTCGATCTCGGACGGGATGGACGGTGACGTCAGCGTGATCGTGCATGGTGGTGACTACTACCGCGACGAGCCGCTCGAGCTCGACGAGCGTGACTCAGGGCGGGACGGCCATCAGGTGCTCTGGACCAGTGCGCCAGGGGAGGTAGCGCGGATCCACGGTGCCCGTGAGATTGCAGGTAGCTGGGAAGGTACCGACCACCCGGAGATCGTGCGGACCTCCCTCCCGGAGGTCGCGAGTGGGCAGTGGCGCTTCGACCAGCTTTTTGTCGACGGCGCACGTCAGACGAAGGCCCGGTACCCAGACGTCGGCTATCTCCATGGTCACGGTGGCGGCGAGCGAACCTCCTTCATGACCGACGCAGGTGACCTACCGGACTGGCAGGTCGTTCCAGGGGCGCAAGCGGTCGTGTGGAGCACCCCCTTCTTCGCAGATACGGCACCCATCGCATCGATCGATCCGAGCCAGAACCTCGTCACCCTAGAGTCCGAGACGCTGCGCAGTGGCGGCGGCCGGTACTACCTCCAGGGCTTCCGTGAAGCTCTCGACAGCCCGGGGGAGTTCTTCCTCGACGAGTTGGCGGGCTACCTCTACTACTGGCCGGAGTCTGCGGTGGAGGAGCTAACGATCACCGCACCGACGACGGACCGGGTGTTCGAACTCTCCGGTTCCGGACCGGACCAGCCCGTACAGAACGTCAGTCTGACCGGGCTGGAAGTGAGCACGTCAAGGTTCGCCGAGCGGTTCAGCGAGACGCATGACATCGAGTGGAACCGCCCGGCGCCTGCGAACACTCCTGCCCTCATCTACCTGGAGAACGCTCGGAACGTGACCATTGCGGACAACGTGCTGGAGAACGCCGGATTCAGCGCTGTGACAATGCACCTCTCGGCCACCGACAACGCCGTCTCCGGCAATGAGGTCAGCGGCTTCGGCTATCACGGTGTCCTCCTGATGGGCACGATCAGTGGAACGTTCGACGAGTCCGGTAATCAGGTCTACGACAACAAGCGCAACACGGTGGCCGATAACTACATCCATCACGGCGGAGTGCTCGTTGGGCACGGCGGTGGGATCTTCCTGCACCAGAGCGGCGAGAACGCGATCGAGCACAATGTCATTCACGATATGCCCCGCTACGGCATCGGGATGAAGGGGAACCGCGGACCGCACGTGAGTGACCAGCTCACGAGCCGTGACAACCTGATCCGCTACAACGATATCTCGCGCGTGCTGCAGGACAGTGACGACGCCGGCAGCATCACACTGACCACGGCGGGTACTGGCAACCTGGTGGAAGCGAACCGCATCCACGACATGGTGGCCGCCCGCTCCTCCAAGGGTCAGGCTTTCGGTGTCTATCTTGACAACAATGTGCAGGACACCATCGTCCGTCAGAACCTTGTGTTCGGTGCCGACACGCTGGCGAACGGTCCGGAGTACGGTCCGATCCATGCCAAGGGTCCTGGCAATGTGGTCACCGACAATGTGCTCGTCCAGGACGGCACGTATGGGTCGGGCTTCGGGATGCGTCTGTCTCAGCACGGCAACAATGACGCCGTCGACCATGAGTACTACCGCAACATCATCGTGGTGGAGACGCCCGGGGCGGCCTTCTACGAGTTCCAGAACTTCGAGGAGGAGAACCTGCTCGCATCGGATTTCAACCTGTTCTACGATCCCGATGGCGATTACGCAGTACGGGGAATCCCTGGCGTATCCGACCTGGACGACTGGCGGTTCTTCCTTGACTCCCGGTACGACCAGTCCTCCGTGGCGGCTGATCCCCTGTTCCGGGACCGTGCAGGCGAGGACTTCGTTCTAGCGCCGCAGTCACCCGCCTTCGAGCTGGGATTCCAGCAAGCGGACTACACACGCATCGGGACAACGGACCATGCCTCCTTCGAGGCGGGACCGCTCGATCGTATTGAGGTGAGCTCAGCCGGCAATCCCACTCGCGCCGACGTGCCCATCGGCGGCAGCGTCCCGCTGACAGTGGCGGCCCGGGACGCCGTCGGACTTCTCCTGCACGGCGCGAACGTCACCTACAGCAGTGCCGACGCGGCCATCGCCACGGTCGATTCACAGGGGCAGGTGAGTGGACAAGCGCAGGGGACGACCGCCGTCACTGTGACGGCCACCAGCGGAAGCGAGACGGAACAACGCACGATCCCGGTGTACGTGGGCGATGAGGTGAGCAGCATCGAGCTCCGCACCTCGGCGGCCGATCTGGCGATCGGTCAGCAGGCGGATCTTCGGCCGGTCGCCACGAATGCGTCCGGCACTGTGCACCTGCTGGACGCAGGCGAGGTCACCTTCAACGTCAGCGACGACGACGTGATCACTGTCGACAGCCAGGGGCGGATCGACGCCGTCGGAACGGGTACGGCGACCGTCACTGCCACGTACTCGGCAGGTGCAAGCTCCGTGTCCGGCGAAACCACGGTGCGTGTTCACGACCGGGTCATCGAGTCTGTCTCGGCATCGATGAGCGGACTCGGCCTGGATATCGGGACGACCACGACGCTCGACACCACAGCCACCTGGTCGGACGGGACAGCGATGGACCCGAACGAGGTGACCTACGAGTTCACCAGCCGGGAGCCGGACGTCGCGACCGTCGCCGCGGACGGCACGGTGACTGCTGTGGGTCCAGGCGCGGCACCGATTGTGGTGTCGGCTACCTGGAACGGGGTGGTGCGCCAGACGCAGGAGCTAGTTGCGGTTGTGGAGGATACCGCCTTGCCGGCTGGCTGGAACCGCACCGACGTGGGCACCTGGGCCTCCCCGGAGACCTATGTGGCTCACCACGATGGTGAATGGATCCTGAACAGCAATGCCCGCGATGCGTGGGGGACCGAGGACGGTGTGCTCTTCGTCCATCGCGAGCTCGACCTGGCGGACTATCCGGACGGGTTCTCCGTCACTGCGACTGTGCGTTCGGTTCGGCAAGCGCACCTGTTTTCCATGGGCGGTGTGATGATCCGCAACGACGTCGCCGCCGACGCTGCGACCGCGTCGCCGCGCATCCGACCTGCCGGCGCGATGCCGGTCGGGATCCGTTCGACTGATGGCGGGTCCACCTCCAACATCTCCGGCAACCCGGCGACGACCTTCCCAGCCACCATGCGCCTGACCTACCAGGCTGGCACCGTCACCAGCAGCTACCTCGACGGCGATACCTGGGTCAGCATGGGCGAGCGTGAGCTGGACCTCTCCGGGAGCGTGCAGGTGGGCATCTGGAGCGCCTCCGCGGATTCAACGGTCCTCAGCGAAGCGGTCTTCAGCGACGTGTATATCGAGGCGGGGGAACCTACCCCTGCAACCCCGCAGACCCGAACTGAACTGCGGGACGAGATTGCCGTGGCGATGGCGCGGTATGAGACCAGCACGAAAGGCAGAGCCGCGGGTGACTATCCGGCGCAGGCTCGGGCCGACCTGCTGGCAGAGATCACGGCTGCTGAGAGTGTGGCTGACTCTTCCGGGGCGACCGAGGGGCGCGTGCTGGCCGCGATCTCCGACCTGCAGTCCGCGATTCAGGCGTTCATCGACGCGCGGGTCCCGCCCCAGCTGCACGAGTTGACCTTCATCGACGACCCGATCGGTCAGACGCCGGACTCCGTCACGGAGGCGACGCCCACCCGCGGGACGGCGGTCGTCGAAGACGGCGGGTATGACGGCAGGAACAGCCTTGCCCTGACTGCGACGTCGACCAACTATGTGGTGCGTGCACCCCTTCCGGCACGAGACGGGCGTACGGACTACCTGATGCGTTTTCGTGCGGGACAGACCGATGCCCCCTTCATCGTCAGGCTCACGTCGGAAGACTCCGCTGAGCAGGCCATGCACCTATGGTTCGTCGGAGACGGCACGATCCGGCTCATCAATGGTGATGGAACTCAGTTGCGGCACCTGGGAACGTACTCGGCAAATCAGTGGCATGTGGTCAAGCTAGCCACCGATACCGGGGGCCAGACCTTTGATCTGGCCCTCGACGGCGAATCCCTAGTCACCGACGTGCCGTTCCGCCATGCGGTTGACGAGATCGCGATGGTGGAGTGGCGCGCGGCCCCCGGCCAGTACTGGATCGACAGCCTGGTGATGGCCGAGCCGGAGTCAGACGACGCCCTCGCATCCACCGTGCAGGTCGACGGCGTGACCGTGACGGGGTTCGATCCCCTGACCACCGAGTACGTCGTCCCGCTCGACCCCGGGCAGGAGTTCCCGGCAGTCACTGCTGAGAGCCGGCACGCCGGCGCTTTTGTCCACGTCGAGCCCGCGGCGCTCGATGACCGGCGAGCACGGGTCGTCGTCATCTCCGCCAGCCGCTCCGAGCACACGGTGTACACCGTCGACCTGCCATGCGGTACGCACACGGCTGACGAGGCCATCGTGCTCGACGGCACGGACACCGGGGTGGTCAACGCCGCGCGCGACGACGGCTGCACCTTTCTGGACGTCCTCGAATACGAAGAACCTTTCGATGATCACGGGGACTTCGTCGACACCGTCACGACACTCTCCACCCAATGGCACGACGACGGACTGATCAGCAGGACCGAGCGCCAGACCCTCATCGTCACCGCAGCACGATTCCGCAGCAGAGGAGAACATTCTCGATGA
- a CDS encoding enolase C-terminal domain-like protein, which produces MRITDVTVDLVDLDAEPLFQWRQGLPGSEPRLVGGVLRVWTSDGVIGEAHTRRGVIVKDVVERRLREELIGANALSREYLWHRMWELDRVEEIPIYAFGLLDLALWDLAGKAANLPVHRLLGTFRESIPAYASTITYDSVEEYLDVADQCLDRGFRAIKLHAWGDARRDADLCRRLREHVGDDVELMYDGSAGFSFPDAVYLGKALGDAGYLWYEEPMREFNVTAHRWLSDAVGVPLLVGETSDGAHMNMADFVATGCATYVRTSATFKGGITGAMRIAHLAESFLLKAEVHGMGIAHQHLCMAIPNTTYYEALVWGNPIQTGGEIRADGTVAAPQTPGIGWSDSSTGDDRPRQNAAVASARA; this is translated from the coding sequence ATGCGCATCACAGATGTCACCGTCGACCTGGTCGACCTGGACGCCGAACCGTTGTTCCAGTGGCGGCAGGGCCTTCCCGGATCGGAGCCGCGGCTCGTCGGCGGGGTTCTGCGCGTCTGGACCTCTGACGGTGTGATCGGTGAGGCACACACCAGACGTGGCGTCATCGTCAAGGACGTCGTCGAGCGCCGCCTACGCGAGGAACTGATCGGCGCGAATGCACTCAGCCGGGAGTACCTTTGGCACCGGATGTGGGAGCTCGACCGTGTCGAGGAGATCCCGATCTACGCCTTCGGACTGCTCGACCTTGCGCTCTGGGATCTCGCCGGCAAGGCCGCGAACCTCCCTGTGCACCGGCTGCTCGGCACGTTCCGGGAGAGCATTCCTGCCTACGCCAGTACGATCACCTACGACTCGGTCGAGGAGTATCTCGACGTCGCCGACCAGTGCCTGGACCGGGGCTTTCGTGCCATCAAGTTGCACGCCTGGGGCGACGCCCGTAGGGACGCCGACCTGTGCCGGCGGCTGCGCGAGCACGTCGGCGACGACGTGGAGCTGATGTACGACGGCTCCGCGGGCTTCAGTTTCCCCGACGCGGTGTACCTGGGCAAGGCGCTTGGCGACGCCGGGTACCTCTGGTACGAGGAGCCGATGCGTGAGTTCAACGTGACGGCACATCGCTGGCTGTCGGACGCCGTCGGGGTACCGCTGCTGGTCGGTGAGACCAGCGACGGCGCGCACATGAACATGGCGGATTTCGTCGCCACCGGGTGCGCCACGTACGTCCGCACGAGCGCCACCTTCAAGGGAGGCATCACCGGGGCAATGCGGATCGCCCACCTGGCTGAGTCATTTCTCCTCAAAGCCGAGGTGCACGGGATGGGAATCGCGCACCAGCACCTGTGCATGGCGATCCCGAATACGACCTACTATGAGGCCCTAGTGTGGGGCAACCCGATCCAGACCGGTGGCGAGATCCGCGCTGACGGCACGGTCGCCGCGCCGCAGACGCCCGGCATCGGGTGGAGCGACTCCTCCACCGGGGACGACCGGCCACGACAGAATGCCGCCGTCGCGTCGGCGCGCGCGTGA
- a CDS encoding MGH1-like glycoside hydrolase domain-containing protein, which yields MSAPASALTDDALASLDRIIRPATGDLRHPFVESSASYANQLWDWDSYFTLLALTRLGVPDVPVRACVENFLDAQGEDGHVPYRLLTDSTAVRHPPHLSPRSGPGTRGPDALYNPAKPILAQMALLDEALGTGEWLAATAPKLDRYLEHWSATQFTDWGLYAWRTHKGDGPDNHPALYGRPPNSVLGADLNSYFVREFRAMEQIWRMLDQPDRATSYAARADALAERINAVLWDPVDEFYYHHDALGQTPPTATLPVTWTVPLKFRTWTSLMPLWAGVATADLAERAVEAAAEDGGLICDYGIRTVTSRDPIYNTRVSGNPSNWQGPVWIVANYVVFEGLLSYGYRRLARRVADGSAALLHEDLRRNGHWHEYYDAETGRAESNPGFIGWNLTALIMHAMLDERAD from the coding sequence GTGAGTGCACCTGCCTCCGCATTGACCGACGATGCGCTCGCATCCCTCGATCGCATCATTCGGCCCGCAACTGGTGACCTGCGGCATCCGTTCGTCGAGTCGTCGGCGAGCTATGCCAACCAGCTCTGGGACTGGGACTCCTACTTCACCCTCCTGGCGCTGACCCGGCTCGGTGTTCCAGACGTTCCGGTCCGAGCGTGCGTGGAGAACTTTCTTGACGCACAAGGCGAAGACGGGCACGTGCCGTACCGGTTGCTCACTGATTCGACAGCGGTCCGCCATCCTCCCCACCTCTCACCCCGCTCCGGGCCGGGGACCCGGGGACCGGATGCCTTGTACAACCCCGCCAAGCCGATACTCGCGCAGATGGCTCTGCTCGACGAGGCGCTGGGGACAGGCGAGTGGCTGGCCGCAACAGCTCCGAAGCTGGATCGCTACCTGGAACATTGGTCCGCCACGCAGTTCACTGACTGGGGGCTGTATGCGTGGAGGACCCACAAGGGAGATGGACCCGACAATCATCCGGCGCTGTACGGCCGCCCACCGAACTCTGTGCTCGGGGCAGACCTGAATTCCTACTTCGTACGTGAGTTCCGGGCGATGGAACAGATCTGGCGCATGCTCGATCAGCCGGACCGGGCGACTTCCTATGCTGCGCGAGCCGATGCTCTCGCGGAGCGGATCAACGCTGTGCTCTGGGACCCGGTGGACGAGTTCTACTACCACCACGACGCACTCGGCCAGACACCACCGACAGCAACATTGCCGGTGACGTGGACCGTGCCGCTGAAATTCCGTACCTGGACCTCACTGATGCCCCTGTGGGCCGGCGTGGCCACTGCTGACTTGGCCGAACGGGCGGTTGAGGCTGCGGCTGAAGACGGAGGGTTGATCTGTGACTACGGCATCCGGACTGTGACTTCACGTGATCCGATCTACAACACTCGCGTGAGTGGCAATCCGTCGAACTGGCAGGGCCCGGTGTGGATCGTGGCCAACTACGTCGTCTTCGAAGGGCTGCTCTCCTACGGCTACCGCAGACTTGCCCGGCGAGTGGCTGACGGTTCTGCGGCGTTGCTGCATGAAGACCTACGCAGGAACGGCCACTGGCACGAGTACTACGACGCCGAGACCGGGCGGGCGGAGAGCAATCCAGGCTTCATCGGATGGAACCTGACGGCGCTCATCATGCACGCCATGCTGGACGAGAGGGCGGACTGA